GCTCCAGTGaagttcaaaattttgaggTGATGGGGTTTTTGCATTTGGTGGCGGTGTACGGGTTGCAGTCCGAGTTCGACGGGGATGAGCTTGTGGATTGCTTTGTTATCGTTGCGCAGTTTCGGCAGGCCGTGAAGTTGTGCCGGGGTTTCGGTTTGGGGGATAAAGTTGCCGGTAAGGCAGTTCGAgacattgatttttttggatgaaattgttTGTGCTAACCTGAGTGTGGtttattttatgatattttaCCTTTCATGGTTCATACTTGTGATGTACAGGTTCACGTTAGATGAGCTTCTGTTTTGTTTAAGTTGGAGAACCATTTAAGAAGTTTAGAGTAGCGGAAGAGGAGGTTGAAATTTGAAACTTGAtgctaaaaatatgaattgtTTGCCTGAGACATAGTCGAttgataaaattattaatacTGAAAAATCTTGCATGCTGGGAATCTAGGGCGGACTGAAATAGTGAATCCTAGGGATATGATCTGCAGGATATATTGGTTGGAATTGTAAAATTGACGGGCTTGGTTTATGTATCTCAGggataaattcaatagattagtGGGGGTGTATATTTGAAGAGGGTATTTATCCTGAATGAGTACGTGGTAATTATCAAAATAACTCTAAAACTATACTTCAGACGTTGAATAATTTATTGAACCCAGTATGGTCTTATATAAAGAGGGTATGATATGCATatgaaatgaatatataaaatgGAAACAGGACTTTAAGCTACCTTACcaagtaaataataatatggACAAGCAACATGATCTTTTAAAGTATTGACTGATGCTTAACAGCACTTTATTGATCATCACACCAATAGGAACAAGAACTGTACTAGTATTGGTTCTCTATGTTCTTTATGAGTTAGTACAGGCCTTGTCAAGATGCAGATGTAGTTTCTGTCAATCTTGAATTCGCCAATATAGGTTTTTACCACTTCATATAGATTACTATGAGTACATGGTTGTTTGTGCTGACTATAAAAGTTCTCCATTCCCttcattttcatgttttttcccATTTTGTCCAAAGTTCAAAGAACATAAGGTAACTTCACGCTGCCATCTTTTGAggtataaaaaatgatttttgtgtGTACTATATGGACTAAATTTGTAGGCCTGTGAAGTTTGGGTATTTCAATCAAGCTTCAAATTTGGGTCTAACATCTGTGTCTGCAAGAGGCCTTCTGATGCAAGTTTTAATGAGGTCAAATCTTGGTACAATAGTAAGAACAAACTTACTATGTggaaaaatttaatgattgCAAGTTTAGTAGAATGAACGTTTTTGCCCCATCTTGTATTAGGAACTTGGTGGTATAATGGTGAATAATGTAGGCCATAGTTTATGTTTAGAGAGGCTAATTGGAAATTGTGGACATGGTAGCCTCTAGCCCTCTACTAGAACCTGTAGACACAATGGAAATTAGAGAAGTGTGAAGAGAATATAGAGAGCTCATTTTGTCATGTTACACACACACAGCACCTGAacataatttataaagataatgGACTGGAGGAAGTGTAGGGGGAGAGGCTAGAGTGCTGAAATTGTCTCAACATTGATATGATTAGCATGTGCTTGATGCATGGGCAGACATCCTCTGTGTAGATGAACTTCTTTGGTGGCCTGGTTAACAATTCCCTGTTAAGCTAAaagttgggatttttttttcaagctttaCAGTTTTTTATCAGGGAATTTTCTACTCAGATAACTGTTTAGGATGTAAGCAGTCATATGGGAGATATTTGGTTCCTCCCTTTGAGTAATCTGACGTCAGAGTCAAATGCTGTTTTTGTTCTTGGCAGATCTCATTCAGAAACTTATAAGTAAGGGGAAGCAACTTCTGGCAGTCAAATTTATTTTCGAATTTGAGCTGACTGAAAAGTTTCCACCAGTTCCTCTCTTGAAATCCTATCTTAAGGATGCCAAGAAGCTTGCTAAGAAAGTCTGGAAAGAAGGAAATGAATCTCACAAGTCACTAGTAATTTTCCATTCCCTTACTTGATTTTCCGggacaaaaattagctacaaactagtttgtagctaattccTACAAACCAGTCTAATAAATTGCCGAGTGTTCTTTAGCATGTGAGaaatacattttgttttttaatagtattcATAAGAAAgcatgtacttctcacatgtttttggAACATATGTCAGTTTATTAAACTGGTTTGTAGGAATTAGCTACatttgtagctaatttctgTTTGATTTCCCAGGTgtcttttgtaattcaatatTGAACAGTTGCCTGTGTGCTATAATTCTTGAATTTCTCATGCAGAATAAGGCAACAGACAAAGAACTCATTGCAATGAAGTCAGTTATTAAAGTTATTGAAAGCCACAATCTTGACTCTCAGTTTCCAAGGGCAAACCTTGAAAAGCGTATTGAGGCACTGGAGAAGCTGATTGTGAGCAGAAAACAACCTGCAGCAGCCCCTCCTGCCAAACCTCAGCAGCcacaacagcaacagcaacagcagcagtcaaagaagcagaagaagaatcTGCAGCCAAAGAAGCAGCAGCATCTGCAGCCGAAGAAGCGGCAGCAGGAGCAGCAGCAGAGTAGAAGCAAGCATCCTCGAATAGCTCCTCCAGTTGGTCATGCAGCAGTCCCAGTAATTGTTGATGGTGCAAATTCAACTATTACCCATTATCGACAATCTCATCTACGGTCGGCAGGTTTGTTATTGGATTGTCCTGCTTCATATGTGAGCTCATCATCTGTGCCCTATGGCACAGTAGGCCAGACTCCTACGAGTGTCCCTTTCACAGGCTCATCAGCTGGGCTGTATGGTTTTCCAGGAGCCCCTGTGGGTTTTGGTGGGAACCCAAGCCCTTCTAGTTCCCATCTATACTCATCAGAACCATATCTGCCATCTGATTATTATGATAGGCCAACTGCCTACGGTGGGTATGGTGTGCGGCCTGAATACCATCCATCTTACTATCCTCAGTAGATCTATGTGCTCTTTGTTTTTGTGATAGTATAATTTTGGATGGTTTCATAACTTTTGCCTCTGCAACGCTGGTTATTGGAAAAGCATAGCTTGCTTTTTTGATCACCACGACTGTTGTATAAGCAACTAGATTTGGTGATTAAGAATTGTGAGATTATGTGTAATGTCACATTCTTAATTACTTGAGTGATTTTATTATTGCCCAAAAGGATTTTGGGTCAATTATATATTTGTTagtcattttttaatttctttataggCTATTTGGAAAATGGTAATTAGCATTGTccatttgttttgttatttgttgAGGACCTTTTTCCTTAGATTGAGCCAAGTTTGTCCCATATGCACATTCAAAATCAAGGTTGTTTTTGCGTTGTTTAAAAGAGAACATAAAGCTTACGTTTTAGCTTTTTCTGGGGCCCCTCAGCCTATCTGGAGCAGACGAGTAGTTTGTCTGCTCCATAAAGGGGCGTGCTGTTTATTGAATCTCTggacttatttaaaaaaaaaaaaaaggtttattaaATCCCTGGACCCCCTATTCTATGCCAGGAAAAGGTTGTCTTTTATGTCTCCTATATtagaaagatgaagaaaatattgAGTAGTAAAGCTAACTCTTCTTATCTTTGAACAACATCCATGTAGAAGATGGATTTGTGGCTTAAAGTGCCGTGTAAATCAGAAATATGTTTGCTAATCTACCCACTTCTTGTTATCCGTTTTCAGTTTGAATCTCccacttttttcaaatatattaaaaaacaattcaaagcacaaaacacttttcaaaatacaaaacactttttcaaaatacaaaacactttttatagACAATTTCACACCTTGTTGAGATATTAGACAAAACAAAGGTGCTTAACTTTTCCAGGGATAGGAAGtaacttataatttatttatttattttaaaaagaggaTTAGAGCGGCCGTGTGGTCAGTGGCAGAGCCCCCACCTCCGGGTGGCCGCACGGCCACTCTGTTTTCTTGaagtgtgtctatatatatatatatataaggagtcAGCTAAATACCTGTTTGGGCTTTCTCAAAATAAGTAGTAGGTGTATTCAATAGAAaacacacttaaaaaaaaacacacacacacacttctcacatttatgtcatatcaaaacacttttttaacaAAGTAACCGAaatttttatgttctctttCCTCACCTCCTGTTAAGCCTTCTCTATAATTAAGCAATGGAGGGCAGTCTTTGGTTGTGTATCTATCATCTTTGGGCATCTTCCAGATATCATCCATTTGGAAGATGGCTTGTGCCTCAAATGCATTGTGAGACAATGGAAATATTATGTTTGCAAacaatgaaatatttttctctCCCCTTTCCTGTTTCTCTTTTCCTACCTCCCCCTGTTATAAAACTTTTGAACTCTTCCAGGAATTCCAAAATGTCTAgaacaagaatttttttattttattttatttttaatttcttttttatatttatatttatttctgtttctgtttcatttttccctttggCTGGTACTTGTATTGGCCATTGGAGCTTTTATTGCATCCCATGCTAGTCAATGTTTAAGAGCTGTTCCTTATGTCATCTGTCACTCATTTGTTTTCCATCAGTTTGTGTTTACACATCCAACTTTCCTGTTCCAATAATGCGGAAGCTGGCTTGATTTAGACTCCTGTTGTGTGGTGCATTGTTCTGAGTGATTTGTACACAAATTATTGGTCCCAGTTGAATTGGAATGTGACAATTGAGGAAGAGTATCCTTATAAACCATTTGCTCTTGGCAAATGTTTTGTTTAGTTGCATCTTCAAAATCTTTGGGTACATGAAATCTCAAATGAAAATGTTATGTTGAAATGTCTTTCTGTTCTTTATGAGATTGctggacattttttttttcaccatagAAAATATTACCACATTTATCTTCAGTTGAAATGGTCGTGGATATGTTTTCAGTATttgttgagtaatgctattttttaCGTCTATTTTAGACCGGTAAACAttacgtgttttaagtggcttttttttttttaacacgaCATGTCATCtggtgtgaagagtagcattactctttgtttaattgtctttttcctttctctgagaatttaaattttgaactaTTGTGACTGGCTGGTAGCCCTCacttaaataattttatttttctttgaacaaTAGTTCTTATTTTTGGCCATTAGAGAAGAAAAGTAGCCACACTATATACAGAAGTGGTTAAAGTTTGAAGCACACAAATTGAATGTAGACAAGCTGGTTGGTAAGGGAATTATTTGGTCCATCCATAAACATTAAGCCGCATAAATAATgttaacaattatttatttcactGCATGGCAGCACAGAGCCATGGCAGCAGACAGCTTCTGGACTGCCTACGTGATCTACAGAAACAACACTTGTTTATATTATAAAACCctagaagaaggaaaaatgaaGAACAGAGCCTACACAAAGCAGTATTAGTGACTATGATTGAATCTAGTAAAAAcccaagaaggaaaaaaaattgtaaatgcaGAGGAagaatttacaaaaatttactttcaagtaattcaaatttttatctcacaattatctcataatatGTTGGTTATAGCAATCTAATGTTGATTATAGCAATCTAAactaacttttaatttttatttattttttaacaaaatgactaATTCGTAGGTTGATTAGCATCGATTCGTTAACATTGTAATAtagttgtgggataaaaatatagtcTGTAGCATTATTTTTTCCTCAATGAGAGGAATTACCTAGAGAGCCCACACAACATAAACATGCAAACCCCATTTCACTTGAAGCTTGAAGTTCATATTCTATAAACTTTTATTTGTTGACGTGTTTTGGAGCGGTGCCTTTTATTATtcgtttgaaaaagtgttttgtgtgAGATAAATGTGAAGACCGCATTTATGACTTGAGGAgtgttttgtcatttttataccctcaaccaattattattattattattattttgtgtcttctttattttgaaaaaagaaaacacaagtGAACcctaaatggaaaaaaaagaaaaagaaaaagaagattgatGATATAAGCTGGATTTGGTTGGGGGGATCCTGATGTTGCATCCATCACATGGTTTGAAGTTGCATTCTACAGTTGGTGAAGGTGAACTCACCTCCTCTCGGGTACAATTTCACTTTAAATCTTGTCACTCAGTTAAAATTTCCCTTCAAATCTTGTCAGAAATAGCATTTTCCAGGATTCTGATGTGCCAAtcttcaactctttttttttttaaaaaaaatatctacaCCTTTTGGATATTATTATGATGGATGGATCCCCATCACACTTCAACTTTCTTCACCACCAcagtaaaagtaaaaatgtcactaaaataaataaagtcggCTAATCAATCTTTTACCAATTCACAGCGACTTCTTTTACTAAAAAACATATCCTCTCATTGATTTAGGTTTCCCTTTTAGCCCTTTTAGCCCCACTGGAGAGTTACTTGTGCGTTGAATTCAGCTGGTTCATTTTTACTCTACTCCCAACTGAGTTGTCTCCAAACAAATCCTttcaatttattcttttaaaatcagAATATTACATTCGGAATACAAATTCAACACGAAAATAGATGGGTTTTATCTCACTCGTTTAATTAAAGTGTATTGGGTTACGGTttacctatataatcttatatttatattttgataCGAACTAAACCCGACACACTATATTTAGGacacaaaattagtaaattatTGACATAAAATATCAGATGTCCATAAAgaaaattggtaaaaaaaagagagaaaaagttttTAAGTGTTGGCCCTTGGCTTTGTAATTAaggctttttaatttttaattatatatatatatatgttttttaactGGAGAAAACGTTTAAAAAGACAAGCCAATGACAGAGCGCCCAGATCCAATGTAACAAGTCAACTACGTCTCAGTCTCTCCCTTTctatccctctctctccctGACAAAAGAAAGCTTCACACACACAAGCAGGCGAAATGACCGTTATGGCCCTACCCTCTCCTCCCCAATAACTAAGCCCCCACCCCTCCTTTCACCTTTGACTCCTCCAAATCGCAGATTATGGCGCAGACCCAAACCTCCGCTGCGCTCTCCGAACTCCGGCTGGGTAGCTCCGGGGACGATCCGGGTCGGCCCGGAACGGGGGGGCCGTCTAATAACTCCGCGGCCAGGTACAAGCTGATGTCACCGGCGAAGCTCCCGATCTCCAGGGCCGCGTGTATTACGATCCCGCCGGGGCTCAGCCCGTCTTCGTTTCTTGAGTCCCCCGTGCTCCTCTCCAACAACATGAAGGTGAGGTCAGGCTCGATGCGGCGTCGTTTTGGTTCTCTTGCTCGAAATGTTTGGTTGCTAGGAAAAGGAAACGCTGTGATTCAGAGTGTTACTCAAAAGTCAGAGCTCAACTTTTCCAACTAAgaaaacccatttaaaaaaagtaatttttttttttttttggggttttgatTGGCGCTTCGTTTCCTGCGATTTCTGAGCAACCAAACGGAGCGTATATCAGAGCTACGTGTCGTTGAGGTTCTCAAATTTGTAGCATTTTGCCGCGTCGTGTCAAAGTAATggtggagaatttttttttttttggtaggacTTGAAGGATGTGATTTGGGTATTTCAAATTGAGCCAGAAAGCGAGAAATTCGAAAATTCCGATTACTATTTTTGTCTGTTTCAATCCCATAAACAACAAattgggcatttttttttttgttccataAAGTTTATATATTTGGGTGCTCGAGTTGGGACCGTTTGATTCCGATGCTTGCTCATATAGTAATGTATTTGATATGAGTTGGCTCCTTTATGTTATGCTATATAGCATTTTGCTTTCTGGGATTAGATAGTAGATTGTTCTAATCGAATTTTGCTTTGTGGGAATATGGGCTTTCGCTTCCAAAGtctgatatttctttttttttctataatgcCAGTGTTGTTTTTTCACATAATGaatctttttccctttttatttctCCTAGTTTTTAACGGTGTTTTTTTGGGTGTACGATGCGAAAGCTTTTCCATTTGTGTGCTGTAGAATATGGAATAAATGAGTCAGCCTAGAGTAGTGAGGATTACTATTTGGTTGACGTGCCAAAATGGCGGGCAATAGCAGCAGCAAAGGCTGAGAAAATGTGGGTCAAGGTGTTGAGCAAAAATATGTGATTGCTTTGTGAATGATCGTGTGTATTTGGGGATAATTCAATGAAAGATTCGTATAGCCATTGGTTTGTTGAGCCGagcatataaatataatatttatatagcTCTCATTATCAAACGAGTATTGTATGGATGATAAATGAATGAATTTTGAACTCATCAGTGAAAGGAAAAGTGTACGGACTTTGCTTTTGTTAACCTTTAGTGGGTTTATGTTAAattctcttttatcttttgttatttgtttaaattgatttgtcATGGTATAAGTTTCTAGGATTTGGTCGCTTATATCATTGATTATATGAGCTTGAACTTCTTCTACAGGGTTCAATAAGGATTATATCTGaaaaatttgtttgatattCCCTGATAGGAAACGGATATGGAATAGTCCTGTAAAACTGTTGCTGAATTTGTTGGTCAATTGATTGCACGGGTAGTGCAAAACTTGCCTGTCTTTccctttttctgtttctttttctaagaGTGTGATATTGTTCTTCTTCTATCCATACTTCTATACCAGAGGCTGTTCAAAAAGGCTTCTGAAGCAGTActtctaaattttcttttctttatcttgCAGGCAGAGCCCTCTCCAACTACAGGTTCCTTTATGAAACCTCAAGTGATGCATGGCCTTGTTGGTTCTGCTCCATATCCAGTAACTACGGTTTGCTCCAACAGCAACACCTTCAGCGAAAGAAATTCCAACTGCTTCGAATTTAAACCACATGCTACATCAAATATGGTATTGTTCAACGagtattaaatttatgaaaatgtaAATGATACATCATTGGTATATAAATATGATCAGGTGGTCCCAAGGATCCAGATTTTATGTGTAAATTATAGTTTGCCTAAGTTTCTAGCATATTTTAAGCTGTCTAATGGCCCCTCAGATTAGGCAATTCAATAGAAGTCTTATCCTACTAAACCTTATAGATATTAATATTTGACAGTTGAATTCCTTATATCTCTTAGCTAGTATCTTGCTTGTTTCCTCTATCTAGTGCAAGTGTTAGATTATAACTAATGTGTGACTGTCATGTACTAATTTCTAGTTCCACTGCCGGTGCTTCAATTAATTTCATGCATATGTACTCTTCTAGTATGACCATAATGATGCAACATATGTGATAGATGAGCCTCCTTTATGACCTGAAATCTctctcttggtttttttttttttttttgataagtaaatgtaatatatatcaaaagcgcaaaggggcgcaacccacttATACGGGAGGCTGCGCCTCCTTTATGACCTGAAATCTCTCTCTTGTAACCATTGAACTCCACTGTATGGCTGCCAGTTCACcttactaattttttgtttataaaagcAAATATGCTATACTAACCGTGAGGTACTGCTTACctaatattattcatttatttcaaGGTTCCAGCAGATCTGAACCACTGGAGAAGTGAACAATCTATGCAAGCCCAAGGTCAGCGCCAGCCTCAGGCATTTGTGTCATCACCATCGGTGAAAAATGAGGTGGCAGTTTCCTCAAATGAGTTGAGTCTTTCAGCACCGGTTAACATGGTAACTTCAGGGGCTAGTGCACCTACTGAAGTTGATTCAGATGAACTAAACAATAGAGGAACTTCTAATGCCGGGTTTCAAACTTCACAATCTGATAATAAAGGAAGTGGACTTTCTGTTGTTGCTGACAGGCCGTCTGATGATGGATATAACTGGCGAAAATATGGACAGAAACTTGTTAAAGGAAGTGAATTTCCCCGTAGCTATTACAAATGTACACATCCCAACTGTGAAGTAAAAAAGCTGTTTGAGCGCTCTCATGATGGACAGATATCTGAGATTATCTACAAGGGGTCACATGATCATCCTAAGCCCCAACCTAGCCGCCGATATGGTGCTGGTACTATTATGACCGTCCAAGAAGAACGATCTGATAAGGCTTCATCTTTAACTGGCCGAGATGGTAAGGAAGAAACTTCACAGTTATTTCTATTGAGAGCACTTTTATGGACCATCTaatgtgttttttctttatggTCTTATTGCAGAGAAGTCAAGCATATATGGACAGATGTCCCATACAGTAGAGCAAAATGGTACTCCTGACCTATCTCCTGTCACAGCAAATGACGATAATCTAGATGCTGCAGGTTCAATGCCAAATAGAATCCATGATGAGGTTGACGATGATGATTTATTCTCAAAGAGGAGGTATTATAGTTCAGAACATAAGCTTTAGGTTTTTGAGAAGTTGTGCTTATGTGCTAACCAATGATTTGTCGAATTATATTACGCAGGAAAATGGAGATTGGTGGGTTTGATATCACTCCAGTGGTTAAGCCTATCCGGGAACCGCGTGTTGTTGTTCAAACCCTTAGTGAGGTAGATATACTAGATGATGGGTACCGCTGGCGCAAATATGGGCAGAAAGTGGTCAGAGGCAATCCTAATCCACGGTATATTTTACAAGTTGATGATCAGGCATACAGCTATGGATTATGTCCCTTACTGATCTGACCTGTTTGTATGTCTAACTTCTATTGTTTGTTAGAATAATTTTGTGaatatttgtaaattttttgtgCTGTTGTCTCCTCAGCAGTTTAAGTGTGATCGTTAAATGTTAAAGTGACGGTTTGAACTGATAGCACTGCTTTTGCATACAATTAAAGCTGATTATTTGCTGTAGTATCTGTTGATTCACAGAATCACAATCATCATAGTCAATGGACCACTACTGATTCAATCTCATAAAGAtagatttttctatttattctgTTATATTTTCAAAGGaacatgttttgtttgttttcgtTTTTGATGGCAGCATAAGTCAATGCTCCAGTCACTGTTCACTTAACCcccaccacacacacacacacacaccaccaccaaaaaaaaaaacagtgctTCAGTCAGCTGGTCCATTATGTGGAGATCTTTGATGCTCTTCTTTTAAAGTCTTCCTATTTTGAGTTCTTTGTCTGGGTCTGcattatatgagttttttgGGTGTTTGCACTTTTGAGGACCCTGTTAATGACAGTGAGCTCTTGTGGAGGACGAGGTGTTTTCTAGAACAATGTTCCTACAGCATTTGATTGCTGTGTGGTGCATAGCTAATGTGGTACCATTGGTTAGATCTGTATAGCTTACACATATTTTCCAATTAGAAGTTAACAtgttgaacaatttcttttgACTGGCTAGTAGATGATATGGACAATATTATTTTAAGATGCTCAAGAATTTTATTCACTTTGGTAACTAAGCACGTGATATTTATTGCTTATTTGGGTTGGTTTCTTGATTATTATGGCTGCCACTTCTGTTTCTCCTAGAActtatattcttttaaataCGAGTTCATTCCTTTTGGTCCTGTcttggaaaaaattatatatggaaaatggaTTGATTTTACGTATTGGATTACTGAACTTAGTATTTTGGAGTGGATGTGTGCCATGCTTCTGTCTGGTGATCATGTTGCAGATTGTCTGGGCATCAACTAATGTGGTAGAGATGCTGTATTATTTAGtcacagaaaaagaaaaatcaagtggAAAAACTTTGTTCACTTTCAGTGTATATCAcctataattttgtttttactggTAACTTATACACATATTCAGTGTGTCCTGAACCCATGAGGTTACCTCAATCCCATTATTTTAGGAGGAAGAAGTTTCATTTGAGTTAAACATAAATATCCATGATTAACTCTTAAATTAGACACGCTAGTTCTTCTGAGTTAATCAGTAATTGGACAGATAACAGATGTGCAAATCACAAGGATAGATCACGAGTTTCTGCCATCCAAGTTGAATTGATAGGCAGGAAGGAGCAGTGTCAGGAATTTTAGGGAAAGGACTATGAGTAGGGCTCTAACCTTCCATCCAGATGCTAGAATACTCTGTTTTCATCTGATACAATGATATCAGACTGCTTATTTACTGGAGTAAAACTTAGTCCTTAAATAACAAACCAACAATCATAATCTCTCCAGCAAGTGTAAAACCAACCAGCATAGCTGTTGAAGCCTGATTTTGCGTCAGGATTCCCCTTAAGAGTCCCTAGTCTCAACCAGGATGACATGTTATAGTATTTTCACCCAGAATCCTCCTCTGCACCTGTGAGCACTTGAACTTCTTGGAATTCCAAGTAGTAATTTCAATGTAATTAGACTTCAGCTCCATGGTCCCCAGAGGTATGAAGAAATTGGGCTAGCTGATTGAGAGGCATATAGGCTTGTAGGTAGTATTATTAAAGAGCTTCCTCGAGAACTATAAATAGTAAGAAATAGATGTAGCAGATTGTAGGTGTTTCCAGCCCCCTTTCTGTTTTCATCTACTTGTTCGTATATGGAACTTAGAATGTAATCATCCTTATTCTAACATTATATGGTTCAGTCAATACTTCAGCTCAAGCATTGTTGATTATGGTTTCTTTATGGTGGAAAAGACTGCTTATTGAATATTGCACGTTATATGTGACTATCATCTTGATTAACAGTTCCTGCTAACTCTAGAATCACAAActcaatttttgcaattaagAATTCTAAgcacctcttttcttttccaggTCATTATAATGTAAAGATTTAACTATAGGATatatttgtctaagggtggtaggatTATTCTTATCAAAAGCACTCTATTCAATTTACCTATGTACTTCATGTCCTCTTTCCTCTCCCTACAAGTGTTGCAAACcgtattgagaagcttcaatgtGATTTCGTATGGGGTGAGCTAGGTGAAGAATTTCAAATATCACTTGGTTAGTTGGTCCATTGTTTGTTCGTCGATCCTTGAGGGAGGGTTGGGGGTTAGGGACTTGCTAAGGTTTAATCATGCCTTCTTAAGTACGTCTCTTTGGCACTACCATGGGCTTGAAAGAGAGGCTTAGTGGAGAGTGGTTGTGGACTTTAAATATGGAAGTTCATAGGGAGGGTGgtatctcttgtatactccatgtgtatTTGGGGGAACCTTACGCTTTAATGATGTCTCACgattacttgaaaaaaaaaaaagtcttatgTGTGCATG
This genomic interval from Corylus avellana chromosome ca3, CavTom2PMs-1.0 contains the following:
- the LOC132174991 gene encoding FRIGIDA-like protein 1, which produces METLETISAALECTDAKKEDLKKAFDELQSHSSVLASFSLKWSDLDAHFTALQNSLTERFHLLESLELEKRTQTHCTVSTQLTSRIDPCASKGQNARTNPEDPSSSSISETQMTQIGVDPSGDVGADLVTPPMPELRASCESMDGKEIDPCAACASQGQNAQTNPENPSSSSISETQMTKIRVDPSGDVVSDSVTPPRPELRAFCESMDGKGLRKYVLEHPNEKVAIIAELPGAVRCAPDPAAMVLDAMEGFYSVKGNKEGDVGRLRRSCVLLLEALMELKANVGVGVRERAKELALEWKRKASSSEVQNFEVMGFLHLVAVYGLQSEFDGDELVDCFVIVAQFRQAVKLCRGFGLGDKVADLIQKLISKGKQLLAVKFIFEFELTEKFPPVPLLKSYLKDAKKLAKKVWKEGNESHKSLNKATDKELIAMKSVIKVIESHNLDSQFPRANLEKRIEALEKLIVSRKQPAAAPPAKPQQPQQQQQQQQSKKQKKNLQPKKQQHLQPKKRQQEQQQSRSKHPRIAPPVGHAAVPVIVDGANSTITHYRQSHLRSAGLLLDCPASYVSSSSVPYGTVGQTPTSVPFTGSSAGLYGFPGAPVGFGGNPSPSSSHLYSSEPYLPSDYYDRPTAYGGYGVRPEYHPSYYPQ
- the LOC132174886 gene encoding probable WRKY transcription factor 20, encoding MAQTQTSAALSELRLGSSGDDPGRPGTGGPSNNSAARYKLMSPAKLPISRAACITIPPGLSPSSFLESPVLLSNNMKAEPSPTTGSFMKPQVMHGLVGSAPYPVTTVCSNSNTFSERNSNCFEFKPHATSNMVPADLNHWRSEQSMQAQGQRQPQAFVSSPSVKNEVAVSSNELSLSAPVNMVTSGASAPTEVDSDELNNRGTSNAGFQTSQSDNKGSGLSVVADRPSDDGYNWRKYGQKLVKGSEFPRSYYKCTHPNCEVKKLFERSHDGQISEIIYKGSHDHPKPQPSRRYGAGTIMTVQEERSDKASSLTGRDEKSSIYGQMSHTVEQNGTPDLSPVTANDDNLDAAGSMPNRIHDEVDDDDLFSKRRKMEIGGFDITPVVKPIREPRVVVQTLSEVDILDDGYRWRKYGQKVVRGNPNPRSYYKCTNAGCPVRKHVERASHDPKAVITTYEGKHNHDVPTAKTSSHDTAGPSAGSGPSRIRSEESDTVSLDLGVGISSAVENRSNEHRQTHHSEIMGSQTHNSSSHYKVVQANPVSTYFGVLNSGMTQYGSREHPNGSYPFPQNMGKILTGP